The DNA region TCGCCAGGATCTTGTTCGCCTCGTCGCGCGAATGACCGCCCGACAGCGCCACCACCTTCAGCACCTTGGGATGGTTCACCAGCGGCAGGTAGAAATCCGGCACCGTCGGCAGGCTCAGCTTAAGCATGAGCTGGCCCTCCCAACCGTCCAGCGCCTTCAGGATTTCCGCCTGCAGGATCGCCTCGGCCTCGGCCTTGTCGGCGATCGAGATGGTGACTTCCGGCTCCAGGATCGGCATCAGCCCATGCGCGGCGACCTGGCGGCCCAGGTCGAACTGCTGCGCCACGATGGCGGCAATCCCCTTGGGATTGGCCGCGTTCACCACCGACCGCTCCTTCGTGCCAAAGATCCCGGCCTTGACCGCGCGCTCCAGCAGCGCATCCAGGCCGGGGATCGGCTTCATCAGCTGCACGCCGTCGGCTTCCGCCTCAAGCCCCTTGTCGATCTTGAGGAACGGCACGACACCGCGCTTTTCCCACAGGTAGGTCGCGGTCGGGATGCCGTCGATGGTGCGGTCCATGGTCTGTTCGAACAGGATCGCTCCCACCACCTTGTCGCCGGTGAAGGCGGGCGACTTGATGATCCGCGCCCGCATCGCGTGGATCATGTCGAACATCTGCTCTTCGCCGCTGTAGGCCGTTTCCGGCACGCCATACAGCTTCAGCGCCTTGGGGGTAGACCCGCCCGACTGGTCCAGCGCGGCGATGAAACCCCGCCCGCTGCGCACCTGTTCGGTCATCTTCGCATTGGTCATGTCCGTCTCCATTTGCCCGGCCCCGGCGTAACGCCTGGGCATATCCCTCGCAACGGCGCGAACCGTCGCAACCGCGCCGCTTCAGCCAAGCGCCGCAACCCCCGGAAGAACCTTGCCTTCCATCCATTCCAGGAAGGCGCCGCCCGCGGTCGAGATGAAGGTGAAATCCTCCGCAACGCCCGCCTGGTTCAGCGCGGCCACCGTGTCGCCGCCGCCGGCCACCGAAATCAGGTTGCCCTCCTGCGTCAGCTTCGCCACCGCCTTCGCCGCCGCGACCGTGGCTGCATCGAAGGGCGCCAGCTCAAAGGCGCCAAGCGGGCCGTTCCAGATCAGCGTACGGCAGTTGGCAAAGACGGCTTCCAAGAGCAGCACGGTCTTCGGCCCGGCATCCAGGATCATCGCATCCGGCGGGCAGGCTTCTGCCGCCACCGTCTCGTTCGGGGCATGGGCCTTGAACTCGCGCGCCACCACCACATCCACCGGCAGGTGAATCTGGCACCCCGCCTTCGCGGCCTTCTCCAGGATGTCCTGCGCCGTCTCGGCCATGTCACGCTCGGCCAGGCTCTTGCCCACCTCGATGCCCTTGGCCACCAGGAAGGTGTTGGCCATGCCCCCGCCGATCACCAGGTGATCCACCTTGGTCACCAGGTTCGCCAGCAGCTCCAGCTTGGTCGAAACCTTCGCACCGCCCACCACGGCCGCCACCGGCCGGGCCGGGTTGCCAAGCGCCGCTTCCAGCGCCTTGAGCTCCGCCTCCATCAGCCGCCCCGCCGCCGCCGGCAACAGCCGCGCCAGCCCCTCGGTCGAGGCATGGGCCCGGTGCGCCGCCGAAAATGCGTCGTTCACATAGATGTCGCCCAGAGCCGCCATCTCGGCCGCAAGCGCCGGATCGTTCTTTTCCTCGCCGGCATGGAACCGGGTGTTTTCCAGCAGCACCACCTCGCCCGGTGCCGCCGCGGCAATCGCGGCCTTCGCCGGCTCGCCCACGCAATCGGCGCCGAACACCACCTTGCGCCCAAGCGCCGCCTCCAGCGCGGGCTTCACCCGGCCCAGGCTCATCTCGGGCACGACCTTGCCCTTCGGCCGGTCGTAATGCGCCAGAAGCACCGGCTTGCCGCCGCGGGCGATGATGTCCTCGACCGTGGGCACGATCTTGTCGATGCGCGTGGTATCGGTCACGCGGTCGCCATCCATCGGCACGTTGATGTCCACGCGGCACAGCACGGTCTTGCCCGCCATTGCCACATCGTCCAGCGTCTTCCAGCCCATCGTGACCTCCGTCGATTGCGCAACGCCCTTCCACCCCATCCCGGCCCCCGCGTCAACGCCCGCGTGCCGCAGGCTCCGCGTCACTTTGTGCCGATGCGCAAAGGCTGCCCTTTCCCCCGGCGCCGCCTGCCCTTAGTTTGCGCCAGACCCGAATCCGAAGGAGACCCTCGTGGCCGAGATCAAGGATCCCGAGAACACCATCATCATGACGCTCAAGGATGGCGAGGTGGTGATCGAGCTTCTGCCGGCGATTGCGCCGAAACATGCCGAGCGCATGAAGGCGCTCGCCCGCGCCAAGGCCTATGACAACGTGGCCTTCCACCGCGTGATCGACGGCTTCATGGCCCAGACCGGCGACGTGGAACATGCCAACATGGCCTCGCCCAGCTACAACGCGCGCCGCGCGGGCACCGGCGGCTCTGACCTGCCGGACCTGCCGGCCGAGTTTTCCGGTATCCCGCACGACCGCGGCACGCTCGGCGCCGCCCGGTCGCAGAATCCGAACTCGGCCAACAGCCAGTTCTTCATCAATTTCAAGGACAACCACTTCCTGAATCGCCAGTACACGGTCTATGGCCGCGTGATCTCGGGGATGGAACATGTGGACAAGATCACCCGCGGCGAGCCGCCGGCGAACCCCGACCGCATGATCACCGTCCGGGTGGCCGCCGATGTCGTTTGACCGCATCCTCCCCGCCGGCATCCTCGCCCTCGGCCTCGCCGTGCTTGGCGGCTATGCGATCAGCCAGTCCAGCACGCCCGCCGATGCCGCCGAAGACGGCCCTGGCCCGAACCTCGTGATCGAGGTCGACGGCCAGGCCAAGGGCACCATCGTCATCGACCTCTTCCCCGACGTGGCGCCCCAGCACGTGGCCCAGGTCACCGCGCTGGCCGAACAGGGCGCCTATGACGGCGTCGTCTTCCACCGCGTGATCGACGGCTTCATGGCCCAGACCGGCGACGTGCAATACGGCAAGAAGGGTGGCGACACCTCGATGGCCGGTATGGGCGGCTCGTCCATGGCGGACATCCCGGCCGAATTCTCCTCGGTTCCCTTCGACCGTGGCGTGCTTGGCATGGCCCGCAGCCAGGACCCGAACTCGGCCAACAGCCAGTTCTTCATCATGACCGCCCCGGCCCCGCACCTGGATGGTCAATACACCGCCTTCGGCCGCGTGGTCTCGGGCATGGAGGTCGTCGACGCCATCAAGAAGGGCGACGGCGGCAATGGCGAGGTCACGGACCCCGACGTGATGGTCAAGGTCACCGTCCAGCCCTGACGCTTCAGGCGGGCGCAGCCTCGGCCAGCGCCCGCCTCGTCCATTCGGACAGACCAAGCGACACCAGGATCAGCCCGGTGAACAGATACAGCCCCCAGGCCGTCTCGATCACCGTCATCCCCACGCCCTTCACCACCACGATGTACAGCGCCAGCAGAAAGACATCGCCCATGGCGAGCTTGCCCAGCACATGCAGCGCCGGCATCACCTTGGGCGACAACAGCCCGAACTGAACCAGCGCCAGCCCCCCGGTCTTGGCCCAGGGCGCAAAGATCGCCATCACCGTCACCACCAGCGCCAGCACCGGCGAAGATCCCCACAGCGACTGCAGCCCCGAGATCACCGAAATCTCGGACATGCCAAACAGCGGCAGGTCCAGCCCGGCCCGGATCAGGGGCGCAAACCAGGCGACGGGAAACAGGACAAGCAGGGACAGGTTCAGCCAGCGCATGGGACAGTCCTGCCCCGCCGCCCACCCGGCTTCAAGTCTGTTTCTGCGGCTTGGGCAGGCTCACCACATTGGCCGAGGCGACATCCTCGAAATCATAGCCAAGCGCCGGCAAGAGCTCGCGCAGGTCGCCCTCCAGCCGGCGCATCTGCACCTGCACCTGCCGTTCTTCGGCTTCCACATCGGTCAGCCAGCGCCGGATCTCCGCGCAGGTCCGCTGCGCCAGCGCCACCCGCTCCTGCATCGCCTCCGCCTCTTCCTGCCGCTGCTTCAGAAAGCCCCGCGCGCGCTCGACCTTCTCGTCGGAATAGACGCGCGCCAGGTCGCGCGACTGAAAGCTCATCTGCGCCGCCAGCTGCAACAGCTCCGGCTCCAGATGCGCCAGATCGGGGTGCTTGCGCAGCTGCGTCAACCGCTCGCGCATCGCGTCGAACTCGGACGACAGCGCAAAGACCCCGGCCCGGTCGGCGGCATGGGCCTGCCGATAGGCGCGCACCACATCCTCCATCCCCACGGCGAAACTGCGGTGCGACCGCTCCAGCCGTGCCATGCGCGCATTGGCCGGCAAGAAGGCGGCCAGCACCACGAACAGCACCGCCAACCCGACCTGCAACGCCATGCCCGCCCAGGGCACCGGCACACCGCCCCAGGACAGGGCCACATGGGGCCAGGGCAGCCATCCGGCAAAAGCCAGGGCCGAAGCCGCCACCAGAAGTCCGGCCATCCCCACAATCACCACCTGCGCCACAGACCGCAGCGTGGACATGGACGAAAGCGCAATGCCGCGCATGGACATGCGTGAAAACCCCCAAAGCCAACCCACTGACAGGTTTGGCCTTCTCACAGATTCCATCAAGTCTTTCGGCAGTTGGTCGCCCTTCGGTCAACAATCCAGCACCATGGCGCAGATTGTTGACGAAACCGAATGTCACCTCAGGGCGGCAATCGGCCCTTCGGCCCGTCCATGGATGAACTGCTGCACGTAAGGGTCCGGCGTCGCATCCATTTCCGAAACCGGCCCGGTCCAGCGGATCAGCCCGTCATGCAGCATCGCCACCTGATCGGCGATGGCCCGCACGGACGACATGTCATGCGTGATGGTCATCGCCGTCACGCCCATCTCCACGACGATCTCGCGGATCAGATCGTTGATCACCCCCGCCATGATCGGGTCCAGCCCGGTCGTCGGCTCGTCGAAGAAGATGATCTCGGGCTCCGCCGCAATCGCCCGCGCCAGCCCCACGCGCTTCTGCATCCCCCCCGACAACTCGGCCGGGAACAGGTCGGCCACCTGGGGCCCCAGGCCCACCCGGCGCAGCTTCTCGATCGCCACCTCGCGCGCCTCGGCCTTGGGCCGCTTGCCCGTCCCCCGCAACAGCCGGAACGCCACGTTCTCCCAGACGCGCATCGAATCGAACAGCGCGCCGCCCTGGAACAGCATCCCGAACCGCGCGAGGAACGCATCCCGGTCGGCCTTGGTGACATCCTCGCCATCCAACCGGATCGAACCCGAATCGGGATGCACCAGCCCCAGGATGCACTTCAGCAGCACCGACTTGCCGGTGCCCGACCCGCCGATGATGACCATGCTCGTCCCGCTGGCGATGGACAGATCCACCCCCCGCAGCACCCGGTTGGCCCCGAAGGCCTTCTGAACGCCCTGAAGCTCGATCATGATCCGAACATCACAGAAGTCAGCACGAAGTTCGCCGCCAGGATCAGGATCGACGCCGCCGCGACCGCGCCCTTCGTGGCACTGCCCACGCCCTGCGCCCCGCGCCCCGACCTCATGCCGTAGTAGCAGCCGATCAGCGTCGCAATCGCCCCGAAGACCGCGCCCTTCACCAGCGAAGACAGCACGTCCGGCGTCTCAAGAAAATCGACCGTGCGCTGCACATAGGTCGCGCGGTTGAAGCCAAGCGTCTCGGTCGAAACCAGAAAGCCGCCCAGGATGCCGATCACGTCGCCCACCGCCACCAGCAGGGGCACGGTCAGCGCCCCGGCCAGAACACGAGGCGTCACCAGATACTTCATCGGATCGGTCGAAAGCGTCACCAGCGCGTCGATCTGCTCGGTCACCTTCATCGTGGCGATCTCGGCAGCAATCGAGCTTGTGACCCGCGCCGCGATCATCAGCCCCACCAGCACCGGTCCCAACTCGCGCACCATGCCGATGGCCACGATCTGCGGCACCACCGCCTCGGCCGAAAACCGCTGGCCGCCGGAATAGATCTGCAAGGCCAGCGCGCCGCCGGTGAACACCGCCGTCATGCCCACCACGGGCAGCGAGAACCAGCCCACCTGCGCCAGCGCATGGCCGAATTCGCGCGGATAGAAGGGCGGGCGGAACAGGTGGCTCACCACCTGCGCGGCAAAGATCGTCAACCGGCCAAGTGCGGCCAGCCCGCCCAGCACAA from Neotabrizicola shimadae includes:
- a CDS encoding phosphoglycerate kinase, whose product is MGWKTLDDVAMAGKTVLCRVDINVPMDGDRVTDTTRIDKIVPTVEDIIARGGKPVLLAHYDRPKGKVVPEMSLGRVKPALEAALGRKVVFGADCVGEPAKAAIAAAAPGEVVLLENTRFHAGEEKNDPALAAEMAALGDIYVNDAFSAAHRAHASTEGLARLLPAAAGRLMEAELKALEAALGNPARPVAAVVGGAKVSTKLELLANLVTKVDHLVIGGGMANTFLVAKGIEVGKSLAERDMAETAQDILEKAAKAGCQIHLPVDVVVAREFKAHAPNETVAAEACPPDAMILDAGPKTVLLLEAVFANCRTLIWNGPLGAFELAPFDAATVAAAKAVAKLTQEGNLISVAGGGDTVAALNQAGVAEDFTFISTAGGAFLEWMEGKVLPGVAALG
- a CDS encoding fructose bisphosphate aldolase; translation: MTNAKMTEQVRSGRGFIAALDQSGGSTPKALKLYGVPETAYSGEEQMFDMIHAMRARIIKSPAFTGDKVVGAILFEQTMDRTIDGIPTATYLWEKRGVVPFLKIDKGLEAEADGVQLMKPIPGLDALLERAVKAGIFGTKERSVVNAANPKGIAAIVAQQFDLGRQVAAHGLMPILEPEVTISIADKAEAEAILQAEILKALDGWEGQLMLKLSLPTVPDFYLPLVNHPKVLKVVALSGGHSRDEANKILAMNHGIIASFSRALSEGLSAGQSDAEFDTVLKGAIDGIHAASIT
- a CDS encoding ABC transporter ATP-binding protein, whose product is MIELQGVQKAFGANRVLRGVDLSIASGTSMVIIGGSGTGKSVLLKCILGLVHPDSGSIRLDGEDVTKADRDAFLARFGMLFQGGALFDSMRVWENVAFRLLRGTGKRPKAEAREVAIEKLRRVGLGPQVADLFPAELSGGMQKRVGLARAIAAEPEIIFFDEPTTGLDPIMAGVINDLIREIVVEMGVTAMTITHDMSSVRAIADQVAMLHDGLIRWTGPVSEMDATPDPYVQQFIHGRAEGPIAALR
- a CDS encoding peptidylprolyl isomerase, encoding MAEIKDPENTIIMTLKDGEVVIELLPAIAPKHAERMKALARAKAYDNVAFHRVIDGFMAQTGDVEHANMASPSYNARRAGTGGSDLPDLPAEFSGIPHDRGTLGAARSQNPNSANSQFFINFKDNHFLNRQYTVYGRVISGMEHVDKITRGEPPANPDRMITVRVAADVV
- a CDS encoding paraquat-inducible protein A, whose protein sequence is MRWLNLSLLVLFPVAWFAPLIRAGLDLPLFGMSEISVISGLQSLWGSSPVLALVVTVMAIFAPWAKTGGLALVQFGLLSPKVMPALHVLGKLAMGDVFLLALYIVVVKGVGMTVIETAWGLYLFTGLILVSLGLSEWTRRALAEAAPA
- a CDS encoding MlaE family ABC transporter permease, whose amino-acid sequence is MNPLTLLAAIGRLVLGGLAALGRLTIFAAQVVSHLFRPPFYPREFGHALAQVGWFSLPVVGMTAVFTGGALALQIYSGGQRFSAEAVVPQIVAIGMVRELGPVLVGLMIAARVTSSIAAEIATMKVTEQIDALVTLSTDPMKYLVTPRVLAGALTVPLLVAVGDVIGILGGFLVSTETLGFNRATYVQRTVDFLETPDVLSSLVKGAVFGAIATLIGCYYGMRSGRGAQGVGSATKGAVAAASILILAANFVLTSVMFGS
- a CDS encoding peptidylprolyl isomerase — translated: MSFDRILPAGILALGLAVLGGYAISQSSTPADAAEDGPGPNLVIEVDGQAKGTIVIDLFPDVAPQHVAQVTALAEQGAYDGVVFHRVIDGFMAQTGDVQYGKKGGDTSMAGMGGSSMADIPAEFSSVPFDRGVLGMARSQDPNSANSQFFIMTAPAPHLDGQYTAFGRVVSGMEVVDAIKKGDGGNGEVTDPDVMVKVTVQP
- a CDS encoding DNA repair protein, with amino-acid sequence MSMRGIALSSMSTLRSVAQVVIVGMAGLLVAASALAFAGWLPWPHVALSWGGVPVPWAGMALQVGLAVLFVVLAAFLPANARMARLERSHRSFAVGMEDVVRAYRQAHAADRAGVFALSSEFDAMRERLTQLRKHPDLAHLEPELLQLAAQMSFQSRDLARVYSDEKVERARGFLKQRQEEAEAMQERVALAQRTCAEIRRWLTDVEAEERQVQVQMRRLEGDLRELLPALGYDFEDVASANVVSLPKPQKQT